A window of the Choloepus didactylus isolate mChoDid1 chromosome 11, mChoDid1.pri, whole genome shotgun sequence genome harbors these coding sequences:
- the LOC119506086 gene encoding vasculin-like, with protein MKRFKVYRRECLIESEKSSSSTKSSLNFEKHSENFSWTENRYDVNRRRHNSSDGFDSGIGRPNGGNFGRKEKNGWRTHGRNGTENINHRGGYHGGSSRSRSSIFHSGKSQGLHENSIPDNETGRKEDKRERKQFEAEDFPSLNPEYEREPNQNKSLATGVWEYPPNPKSRAPRMLVIKKGNTKDLQLSGFPVVGNLQSQPVKNGTGPSVYKGLFPKPAAPPTKPAQWKSQTKENKVGTSFPHESTYGVGNFNAFKSTAKNFSSSANSVKECNRSNSSSPVDKLNQQPRLTKLTRMRTDKKSEFLKALKRDRVEEEQEDESHAGSEKDDDSFNLHNSNSTHQERDINRNFDESEIPQENGNASVISQQIIRSSTFPQTDVLSSSLEAEHRLLKEMSWQEDSENDETCAPLTEDEMREFQVISEQLQKNGLRKNGILKNGLICDFKFGPWKNSTFKPTIENDDTETCSSDTSDDDDV; from the exons ATGAAGAGGTTTAAGGTATACAGGAGAGAGTGTTTGATAGAATCAGAAAAATCTTCATCATCAACAAAGTCGTCATTGAATTTTGAAAAGCATTCTGAAAACTTTTCATGGACAGAAAATCGTTATGATGTGAATCGTCGGCGCCATAACTCTTCAGATGGCTTTGATTCTGGTATTGGGCGTCCTAACGGAGGTAActttggaaggaaagaaaaaaatggatggcGTACGCATGGAAGAAATGGTACTGAAAACATAAATCATCGAGGGGGATACCATGGTGGAAGTTCCCGTTCTCGTAGCAGTATTTTCCATTCTGGAAAAAGCCAAGGACTGCATGAAAACAGCATACCTGACAATGAAACTGGGAGGAAAGAGGACAAGAGAGAACGCAAACAGTTTGAGGCTGAGGATTTTCCATCTTTAAATCCTGAATATGAGAGAGAACCAAATCAGAATAAATCTTTAGCTACAGGTGTATGGG AATATCCTCCGAATCCTAAATCTAGAGCTCCAAGAATGCTGGTCATTAAGAAAGGTAATACAAAAGACTTACAGCTGTCTGGATTCCCAGTAGTAGGAAATCTTCAGTCACAGCCAGTTAAGAATGGGACTGGTCCAAGTGTTTATAAAGGCTTATTCCCTAAACCTGCTGCTCCACCTACAAAACCTGCACAATGGAAAAGCCagactaaagaaaataaagttgggACTTCTTTCCCTCATGAGTCTACATATGGTGTTGGCAACTTCAATGCTTTCAAATCAACTGCCAAGAATTTTAGTTCATCAGCAAATTCAGTAAAAGAGTGTAACCGCTCAAATTCCTCTTCACCTGTTGACAAACTTAATCAGCAGCCTCGTCTAACCAAACTTACACGAATGCGCACCGATAAGAAGAGTGAATTTTTGAAAGCATTGAAAAGGGACAGAGTAGAAGAGGAACAAGAAGATGAAAGTCATGCTGGCTCAGAGAAGGATGACGACTCATTTAATTTGCATAACAGTAATAGTACTCATCAAGAGAGGGATATAAACCGAAACTTTGATGAAAGTGAAATTCCACAAGAGAATGGCAATGCTTCTGTGATTTCCCAGCAGATCATTCGGTCTTCAACCTTTCCACAAACTGATGTTCTTTCAAGTTCACTTGAGGCAGAACACAGGTTGTTAAAGGAGATGAGCTGGCAGGAAGACAGTGAAAACGATGAAACATGTGCTCCCTTaactgaggatgaaatgagagaaTTCCAAGTTATTAGTGAACAGTTACAGAAGAATGGTCTGAGAAAAAATggtattttgaaaaatggccTGATCTGTGACTTCAAATTTGGACCCTGGAAAAACAGCACTTTCAAACCTACTATTGAGAATGATGACACAGAGACATGTAGCAGTGACACATCAGATGATGATGATGTGTGA